GAGGTATCAGTTTCATCATCAGTTTCATCGTCACTCTGCATAGAGGTAAAAAAAGGCCATGCAGGGATGCCAATTAGAGACAAAACAGCAACACAGAGAGAAAAAAAGACATACACAGAGAAAAAAAGGTCCAATAATGGTCAAAATAGTAGCATACATGTGCACCAATACTAGCGTACATGTTCTAGGTTCAAATAGAGAAAAAATAGCACCAATAGTAGCATACAGCATACATGTACATGCACCAGAAGTAAAAATAGCGACATGTTCAAGCACTACATGGTTCCAGGTTCCAGGTTCCAGGTTCCAGGTTCATACAGGTTCCAGGTTCAAATAGAGAAAAAATAGCAATACATGGTTCCAGGTTCAAATAGAGAAAAAATCTCATTGTGGCAATGTCATACAGGTTGAGAAAAAAAACTAACTTCCATATTTGTCATTGTGCCTCTTCCTAAGCCAATTGAGCCTAATTTCTCTAGTAGGCAAGGTCATAAACATTTCTCTGTGTTCCTTCTTCACAAACAGCTAGGTGGCAATGTCATGCTCATCTGAACCATACGCCGCACCACAGTCCTTCACATGCTCCATTATTTCTCTGATGGTGATCCATTCTTACTTCTTTGCTGTAAATGAACTTGAACAGTCAGATATCTTTGAAATTGCTTCAACCATTAGAAGAGTTgtgcttgactttgcctttttcctATCCACAGCAGCAACACGAGGTTTTTTATTTGGAACCGCACTTGGAGTGACTTCCTGAACCTCCTCATCCCCCTCCTTGTTGGCATCAAATGGGTCACCTTGGGCATTATTCTCTCCATCAACATATTCACTGTCGTCTACATCAAAATGTTTCTCTTGGCTAGTAGGGATAATAGGATTGTCACTAAAAGGGTTCCAATGATCTACTTCCTCATTTGTAATATTTCTAAACATTTCCCTAAGCAAATCCTCATTTTGGATAGGCTTTTTCCTGAACTTGCCACACCCTAGAATATCCTGCAAAAACAAAAACACTAGTGGTCAGGTCTATTGCAAAAACAAAAACACTAGTGGTCAGGTCTATTGCAAAAAGCAAATCCTCAATCTGGAATCTGGTTACTTCAGGATTTCAAACAGTAGTGGCCACGGTTTTGAGTTTTTTTCCTGCTTACTTGGGCACTAGCTTAGTTCTGAATGATCTTAACTCTGTATTGTCAatttcaaatttgcatttttcaTTCAACTGGTTGGTATGAGCTGTGGAACTACATTAATAGTGATAAAGCACGTGACGTTGGGGTTATTTGGCATATCTCTAGACCTGGGAtctatgcatgatttgtagtttGCAGGATAAAACAGAATGGTTTAAAGATATGATCTAAAATAATAACAAAGCTGCTCAATCAAATATGTTCTAATGCCCAGGGCTCTAGATCTAAGAATTTCTGGAGCTAGGGACTACCCCAAATATGCGGTTTAAAATCTTCATCAGTACAATGCATTGTACTATTCTCTACCTTTCTATCTATAAATGCCAAGTTAGATTGCTGATAACATGGAAAACTAAATGCCAAGTTAAATTCTTCAAGAAAAGATCAGAATAAAATTATCAGCTGATAGCACTCACATTTTTTACTTTCTTCCACCACTCAGCCTCCATGTCAATTGTTTGGGTCGCATTGTTCCAACCAGTACCTGTTTGCCTCATCTTCAACTTTAGCCAAATGGTCCAATCAGCCTTTAATTTATCCCACTTGTTCTTAATTTGAGTCTTTGATAATGAGATACCAGTCATTTGCAAAAACCTAGCTGTGACCTCAGTATAACCTACAGAGTTCAAATGAGTATTTGGACGATTGCCTCTACTAACTTGTTCAGCCATCAACTCACAGGCTAATTGCAAATGTGCATCGTTCCAGTCCATTTGATCACCCTGACCATGATATTGCAATAGTATGTTCAAGCACTCAGGACAATCTATTGAATTTTGCTACCACTGTCGCACAAATACTATCTATTCAAGGCATCATGAAGCTCATTTTGAAGTTTTACAGCAAGGAGCAATACctgttcatctttcttcttcgcTGGTAGTGGTCGCTTGCGTGAAGCACATGCCAGAGGGCGTTGGTCGGCCATGGCTTGTGGGGCGGCCTGCCCTGATCGGCCAGCAGTTGGTCCTGGACGGCCACCACCCATCCCGGCCTAGACGGAGGCCACCGGCGGCGCCGCTAGAGGAGGCCGCGCCAGCCCCACCCTAGGCGCCGGCGAGCTTCCTCGACCCACGTACACGCCGGCAGCAGCTTCATGCGAAGTTGGGGGAGGGAAGACGGAGAGGATTTGGGGGTAAGAAAAGAGAGGATCCAGTTCAGGATCAACGGATCTATCTTCTCCGTCCATCACCTGGCCGGATGTCTTGCCGTGGCGGTCGGAATGAGCGGCGGCGTCGCTAGGGTTTGGGGAGGATgggctggagcagaggagagagGCGACAGGAGTAGAGGAGGATGAGGGCGTCGGGTGGGGGCGACTGAAGGAAATAGAACGAAACGGTATTTGTGTAACGAGTGGCAATTGTGGGTAATTACCTCCAACTCCACGAGGACATACGAAACGCTGGTTTGTAGAGTACCCTCTGAGGAGCTCCGCGAAAAACATGGAGTTGGACCAAAACTCCATCTTTTTTTGGGAGCAGAGTTTGTGGAGTTAGACCTGTTTGACAGAAAAGTTTGAGAGCAGAGCTACAAAAGGTTGAGCAGAGCagtcccaaacaggcccttagtataTATACTTGAAAAAATAACAcgaatactatatatatatatatatatatatatatatatatatatatatatatatatatatatatatatatataatatcatGCACGGTGCACATCAAAGTAAGAAAAATGATTTCGTCATGATATTTGTATgcattatatattatatatgacTCAGGAGTCaggagcatgcatgcatgcaggatCCTGACGGCACGGGATAGATCTTGCTATGGATTTGTAGCTTGACCAGCATGCAGACATGTCCCCCTGCCGTATGCATGCGGATCGGAGTGACGACGACGACTCTGCCACAGAACCCAACTACTGTTcctaggcctggtttagattgaggttaggaatcagtatttgacactgtagcattttcgtttgtatttgacaattattgtccaatcatggcctaactaggctcaaaagattcgtctcgtaatttacaatcaaactgtgtaattagttatttttttatctacatttaatacttcatgcatgtatccaaagatttgacgtggagagagtgaaaaaacttgcgatCTAAACCAGCCCTAGCTGCTATACATATACGTCAGACGATATCCAGACGACGATCGACGACACTGACTCGCTGCGATCTGAACCATGACgaattaaggccttgtttagatcacctccaaattctaagttttttcactctttctccatcacatcaatttttagccgcttgcatggagcattaaatataggtaaaaaaataactaattacacagtttagttgaaaatcacgagatgaatcttttgagcttagttggtccacgattggacaatatttatcaaataagacgaaagtgctactattcattggtttgaaattttttacaatctaaacatggccgaAGTTAACAATGCATGCAGCAGATCTCTTCACTTTTCCTGCAAGAACAGCCTGGGTCATGGAAGAGGGAACAGACGTTCAAGTACTAAAGTAGAGAAGCTGTATATCTATAGGCTACACATAGCGCGGGTTTTGTCTTCATTATCATACAGGATCGTGGATAGATGATGCTCGCGTATCTATCATCCCATATCATAGAAAGACGACTTCTCTACGCTACGCCGCAGCAGCAGGTGTATCCATTCGATTTGAACACCAACGACTCATGGTCTGGTGCGGTGGTacttaaggctggacgaaaaactcgaagctcgttagttcgctcggctcgtggctagctcgactcggctcggctcggctcgttatgataacgagccgagccgagccaagattttagctcgttagctataacgagccaactcgagccagctcgcgagccgctcgcgagctaaacgagccaagcttgcaggaaaaaagtatcaaaacttgtattagtttttgtattacttcatgtcttgcactttacaattgactggtaactagtctagaccctataaattgactggtaactggtctagatgcatttcttttgtattattattattcttaaactttagataaatgcaaatattatattttgtgtattttttatacttgactcgcgagcttaacgagccagctcgagcttttaacgagccgagccgagctagctcgttatcttaacgagccagaacgagccgagcccaaacgagccgagccggctcgttatccaggGCTAGTGGTACTACACAAATCAGAAGCCTGGATCTTCAAGCTATCCATGACGACACAAAATCTATATGTCGATCAGTGAatgcatgtatgtatatataataAAGAATGACAGAAACTCACGGGTCATCGCAAGTTCCTTTTGAcacctactccctccgttcctcgGTAGAGGACGTCCAAGCATTCAATACTGAGTACTGCAACTATCCATCCATCACGTTCCTGTCTCTCACTCCACGaataaaaaagtaaaaaaagAAAACAGCTGGTAGGAAGGAAAAATATCTCCAGAGGCTTATCCTCTCGGTCACGGACGGAGGAAGCACACCCATCCGCATCCTGCATCCACCTCTCCATCTCCGTCGGCTCCCATCCCTGTTGCCTCCGCATCCCAGTGCCGCATCCCCATCTCCTCCGCCTCCCCATCTCCCCATCTTCCATCTCCTCCGCATCCCAGTGCCGCATCCCCGTCTTCCATCTCCTCCCCATCGGGCATGGCTGGCGCTGGGCGGCGCCGCCCTAAACCCGACCGCCTGGCTTAGATCCGCCGCCGTACCTGGCCGAAGCAGCGCGGCGCAAAGCTGAGAGGCAGCAGCAGCGAAAGCGATGGGAACCCCGAGCCCGTTGTTAAGCCGTCGGTCCGCGACGGCGATGTGGCCTCCAAGCATGCCCTGAAGCTGgggggcggcggtggcgacgggacATGCTCCCCCAAGCTAGGGAGCGGCGGCCACGATGTTAGCCGAAAGCGTGCCGTTGAGGTTGGAGATGGAGGCGACGGCGGCAGCTGCGGTCCCAACATGGGTACCTGCGACTACGATGGGAGCCCGAAGCACGTCATGGAGGTGGGGGCTAGCGGCAGCTGTGGCCTGAAGCCCGTATTGGGGAGCTGCGGCAGCGATCACATCCGGAACCGCGTTGtggcggtggagggcggcaatGATGGCACCTGCGCTCTCAACTTGGGGAGCTGCGGCCGCAATGGGAGCCCGAAGCACATCGTCGAGATGGGCCGCGGCGACGGGATCGAACAGGTCGGAGACGGGAGCAACGTGCGCGGGCGCCGCAACGGACGTGGTCGGTTGCGTGTGGACTACGAGGGACAGTTGTACGTTCTCGACTCATAGGCTGAAGACAGTGCCTTGGAGGACAAAAGTGGTGCATGTCTTGCAATCTGACACCATGAGCCCTGATTACATTATAGGGGTGTTGTGGTCTTTTAGCTCTTACTTTGGGCTCTGCGTTCAATCCCAGAACGTCCTTTGttgagggacggagggagtacgtacgTACCCGGCCTCCGGTTTTCTAGAACCAAGGCCGCCAGAGCGCCAGACACAGAGCTCGTGAATtcgaaggccttgtttagattgtaagttttttcactctctctctatcatattaaatctttagacacatgcatggagtattaaatgtagataaaaaaataactaattacatagtttgattgtaaattacgagacgaatcttttgagcctaattagaccatgattggacaataattgttaaatacaaacgaaaatgctaccgtgcaaaatactgatttctaacctcaatctaaaggCCGAAGAATCAGTCAAGATCAGCTATACTCCTATATGAGGTTCAGGTTCAgagtttttttttatgaaacgGTTCAGGTTCAGAGTTCACTGTCACTGTCGTGCGGTCCTGCCAATAATACGTTTCGTCAAAGATTCGCTCGTATCCATCAGAATCCTGGCTGGCTTGCTAGCTTGTCGATCGAGTTCACTAGGTAGCTGGCTAGCTCCGCTAGTGCTAGGCCACGTCTTCTCCGGCCGGCAGCTGAACCAAGGGAACGAATCGAATCAGATCGGATCGGATCCATGTACTTTCGTTGAACGCAGCAGCGCCCTAGTCTTTGCATTTTGCCAGTCCAGTCTAGCTATGAGCTtattgttaggttgatctcctctGACTCAGTTCAATGACCGAGTCGGGCCTTGATCCCGTACCTTGATCGGAGACGTCCAACCGAATCAATAGTTGGTAGGCTCCCTATCGCGCAGCGCCATAAAAAtgaggtgggggccagggcacTAGGTACGAGGTTCACTGCCACCGCAACAATCCACACCTACAAACCCTAAGCCGATCTAGAGGGTGCGCTGTGAGCGAGGGAAAGCGCCATCGCTTCCGCCGCGTGGACTCCACTGCTGCCCAACATCGACACCATGGCCAGCTCCTCCGCCAAGTCTGCCGATGATCGGTAATGCCTCTCCACtctcatcctctctctctctcagtttTAGTTCATGTTCTAGGGTTTACTATATCCTAAATGTAAGTTTATAGCCGCTAGATCTACTGCTAGTCGGTCGTAAGTTCTATCAATGGTACCAAAGCCAGGTTAATGTGTAGATCCTGATCGGGGTAGAAAAACTGAAAAGAAATAAGGAGATAAAAGATTTCGAATttctcaaaccctaaccctaaccctagaagaaaGGTTGGCGAGGGGAGGGACCTACCCGGGTTTCCCTCACCGCCGGCGCTACCACCGTCGTGCGGGAAGACCGTCACGCTGGAagagagccgccgccgccgctctgcgACGCCGCGTACACGTGCGCAGGGCGCAAAGGGCACCACCGTGGTGCCGCTCGACGGTGCCACGCTCGGCTCCGGCCGCACGCGTGCGCCGGCGAAGGACGCCACGGCGGCGCCGCCACCTCCTGCGTCGCGTCCGCTCTTGAGACCTCGGGTGCGGCGGCCATGGTGTgcaagaagagagagaaaggagagggaCGAAATGGACCTAGGGTTTGGGAGACAGTGCAGTGAGCGGTTTTGAACTCACGAAATCAACGCCCGACCGTCGGATGGTGATGAATGGCTTAGATCGCTTGGGATCGCTTCGTTCCAGGCGGGATTGGCAAATCCcaacccaggcccaggttgcgtcCTGGGCGTGGGGGAGGCACCGCACGAGCGTGCGCAGGCGCTGCTGGGCCGTGCACAGCTGCTGTGTACTGGGCCACGCGCAAAGCTGCTGGGCCGTGAAGTGTAGAGGCACGCGCGAGCGCCTGATGGGTCGGGGTGAATGCACAGTAAATTCACTGTTttagttttattattttttagaagCAGTTTTGAtgagttttgtcaagttttgatattaaatctctgtcaaaatttgaaccaacggggtaatttttttcagagagtagatgagtacaatAAAATGCTTTTTGAAAAGtagataatttattttttatgttTCCACTGCAAAGtagatgtttattatcttctaattaaattcgaaccaacaggagGATTTGATTTGAAGAGCAGTAATTTTATTCattaaattatgatattgttattttttgaATAACGTTGacaatagcaatattataattttgtattcatgagtttttccatgcattaattctatttctgcccaacggtgatgtagaataatgttgtatgttttaattttgaccaacgttaaattaaggcatgcaattattatgtcttattttctcactatctctggcACTGTTTTTAGGACTCAACCCTATGGCATTCATCTCGCACATTCCTCCTTTTGAAGGGGGCAAGACGgcgttcctaaatggggatttggagaaaaatgtttacatggcacaaccaaaaggttttattgtggaaggaaaagaacgtatgggatgtcgcctgaagaaatccatttacggattaaaacaagcatcaagacagtggtatttaatatttgatagtacaataaaaaAAGTTTaggtttcaagaaaatgtagaggacaattgcgtttatgcaaagtttaagaatgagaaatacattttcctaattttgtatgtggatggcATCTTACTCGCtaatagtgatgttaatctactactagaaacgaagaagttcttgtcctcgaattttaatatgaaggatctcggtgaagcttcgatcattctaggaatagagattcaccaagatagaagaaaaggggtttaaggattatcacaaaagacatacttagaaaaggttctaaagaaatacagtatgtaaAATTGTAAGCCTTCACCTGCTAGGATGATAGATTTAGGAAATTTCAATGTCCtaagaaccaatatgagatcgatcaaatgaaagcggttccatatgcttcagctgtcggaagtttacagtatgctcaagtgtgtacatgcCCTGACATAACGTCtgttatcgggttacttggcagatatcagagtaatacaggaatagaacactggagactggtaaagaaagttttgcgttacttacaaggcacaaaaggtctcatgctaacgtacagaagatctgattccctacataTAGAGGCGTATTCAGATTTAGATTATGtgggagatgatagaaagtccacgtcaggatacatatttactctcgtaggaggagctatatcgtggaaaagctctaagcaaaccgtcactatatcgtctacgatgtatgccgagtttgtagcgtgtttgaggccacagggcaggtgaattaGCTGAAGAAGTTTATGCCTGGGTTGAAAGTGGTAAACAACATAtataaaccactcaagttatactacgataataattcagcagtatgttatgctcacaacaataagccAAGTGGTgttgtcaaacacattgacataaagtattatgttgtgaaagacaaagttcaggatcatataattagtcttgagcacataagtgcagaaaagatgctcgcggatccgct
The nucleotide sequence above comes from Miscanthus floridulus cultivar M001 chromosome 18, ASM1932011v1, whole genome shotgun sequence. Encoded proteins:
- the LOC136523621 gene encoding uncharacterized protein, giving the protein MGGGRPGPTAGRSGQAAPQAMADQRPLACASRKRPLPAKKKDEQGDQMDWNDAHLQLACELMAEQTQIKNKWDKLKADWTIWLKLKMRQTGTGWNNATQTIDMEAEWWKKVKNDILGCGKFRKKPIQNEDLLREMFRNITNEEVDHWNPFSDNPIIPTSQEKHFDVDDSEYVDGENNAQGDPFDANKEGDEEVQEVTPSAVPNKKPRVAAVDRKKAKSSTTLLMVEAISKISDCSSSFTAKK